AAGGATAGAGTGGCAGGTCATTAGTCACTGAATTTTGAACTGAACAAACTTATACCTTCAAAATAAATTGCATAAGCTTCTTATTCTTTAGGAAATTAACACCTAATGACCTTGGAAATAGGTGGTCTTGAACTTTTGCTACAAGGATAAACCTTCGACGCCAAAAGTCGATACTTGATGTTCTGTTCATGGGGCAAGCAAGATTAAAAGTTCAAGATCATCCACCTCCAAAGTCATTCTTGTATATCACCCAGACGGAAAATCTCAGGACACTTTGGGACGAATAACAATACCTTTGATGACTAAACCCTGTTTACAATTCAGTTTCTCGGTTTCATATAGAAAAATCTCAATCTCTtccctcttcttcttcctcttaaGCTCACTGATCGTGAATAACTCACCTACTGGCACTTCTATCCATTGTTCTCTTGCTGTTACATTCATCAGATTTACTGTAACATCTTTGCTCGACTTATTTGGGATGATAAGCCTCAATGTAATTGATTCCAGTCCATCTGCATATTCTTTTATCTTCACCACAAACACAACCTCGTACAATTTTTCTGGCGTAAGTGCTTCTGTATCAAACCTCCCACAAACTTCCAGCCAACGCACACTTTTTAGTTCTGCTGCTAAAATTTTTTCATCGCTGCAAAAAGTGGTAAATTCAAAAGCATTAGCTAGGTTCTCGCAGCTTATCatgtaataatattatatgtgtGGCTGCAGGACTTTTAAAACTTGTAGTTTCAAACATGTCCCAACAGTTGTGTGAATATAAAAGTTCATCTCATGGATAAAATATGAAGTTTAAGTTCAACTGTTACcaaaattttccttcttttttgcAGGCCGAAAAGGAAATAGAATCACATAAATTGAATCAGACAGTATATCTTGACTTTGTTACCTTGTCTCTTTTATTTCTACCCAATTCCAGTAACGATTGTCTTCTCCCCATGTGATTGAGAGATCTTTTGCATATAGCATAAAGCAGTTTGCGTTATTCGTTCTGTCAATCCAGTACTTCTGCATATCATATCACTAATATTATTTGAAAGATTGCATAACACTGTGAACttcaaataaatgaagaattattAGAAGACTATCATAAAAGTGTTGTATATAATTACAACTGCATAGCTATTTTGAAATAGGATCATACATACTTCTGTATAAGATAAGATAAAAAGAAGtttagagagaaaaagaagaaagggaaacttaAGTTGCTCTACCTTCTTATTCTGTTTGAGGTAGACTCCATTATATAGCTGTCCATATAGTCGCTCCGTGGACAATCTATCAATCTCCAACAGAGAGTCTGCTTCTTTCAAGATCTTATTCAGATAATATGGAAGCTGAGGTCTTATACATGGAGGCTGGACTCTTATATTTGTTGTTTCTGCATTATAATTGACATCAGTTTTGCTTCTTTCTGGTCTTAGCTTACTTGGTTCTTCTGTCCTCACAGACGTTCGCTCTCTATCTTTTGGATTCTTAATTGATTGCTTTGCACCCATCTTAAGAGATTATTGAACAATTTTCTGCAAGtctaatattatattatcttgATATGGAGAAAAACAAGCTTTATGACTACTTGATATTTTGCCATAAAGTTTGATGCTATgctgtttttttcttttaaataagtGACTCAAAATTTTAGCTTAAAGCATCTGATTCTCTTTTTTTTGAGGAATTCACCCTTTCTACAAGTTATTCTTCTACTAAAGAATTAATTCCTTCAATTGTCGATGAATTGCTTTGTAAAGTAGCttatcttttcttcttcttcgtgTAAATTGACACTCTGATTTGAATCCTTGATTATGCTTGTTACAATGAATTGAATTAACGATATGGAAATTCAATCAGTTACAAGAGCATCGTGGATTAATACTTGGCAAGAACCCAAGTGAAATCATTTAAGTAGTAGGGGGGGAAATGGGGTTCACTATGGGTTTTTGCATTGTTTGGCATTTGTCAACGACACCATATGACCATACTTATTGAAATGATAGTTTACGATCATCGGTGTAacttaacatgtttttttttctagatcGTCAGTCAAAACTATTACCTTATAAATGTGACCTGATTGTGTAACTATTTTTACATGGTCAGTACTCAGGCATAGAACTTTTTCGCCCTTTTGGCAGCAAACACACTAATGTTATTGAAATGCTTGTGTTTGAGAAATATGACATCTCtattattgttaaattttattttgtttactcATAATATTTTGTAGAAGAATTTAGACAGAAACTTCAACACCTTTAATAACCAGTCCCATCTTAAGTTTTCTACCTTTCCTTTCATGCACATAGAATTCCAAATTTGTGATACTTTCCATCTCTTGTGGAATCATGAAAGTCCCTAGTTGAATTTTTATCCATTTTCTTTTTGGCTTTTCCATAAGATCTTCAGTACTTTGATGTTCTTTGGTACCATCAGGCTTAACAAGTATAGTTTGCAGTGGAAATTCCCATCCTGAGAGAAATTTCTTCAATAACACCACAAGTGAAACCTTGTACTCTACTCCCCTCGAAAGCTTTCCTGCATCAAAACTTCCACCAACAGCTAGTGATAGAACTGTTTCCATCTCGTAAACTTGAACAGGTTGATCACTGCACACataatcaattgaaaataaatgcATTTTTGTGTCTATGTGTGGTTTTAACATTCTATATCTTTTTTGACACTAGTAACATTTGTATTTCAGTCAGTACTTAGGTAGTTCTGAAAAACCATATttacaaaaacaagaaaaagattaaaGTCTTTCCAATGCGAAACGAGGAACTAGCTAAACCATCTATGATTGACTCAGTCTCATTGGAGTAGACATTTGTACAACAAAAACagaataataaaatacatttaaGCTTGACTTCCTGCAGGTTGTTGTCCCTATTTTCAAAACATCTATCATTCTATATCTTAGTGTAGAAATGCCCCTTAAGTTCTTTTAGTGGAAATGTGGAGGATTGATTAATACTTCCTAAACATGTcaccaatatattttttttcttcatacaCATCCTTAGCGACCTATCCTTCTTTCTGACATACAAGACAGGTGCGCCTCATGGTGAGACGCTTGGCCTAATAAACCCCTTCTCAGAGAGAGCCTTCAACTGCTCTCAAAAAGACATTGGAAATTGATGAAAGTCTACTAAAAGGTAAGAGATATATCTCATAATGTAGATTAAATTACCTTGGATGCTCTTTATATTGGGGCAGACTCCACTTGCTGCTTTCTTCTGACCATAGGACATGTAGATTTTTGGCATACAAGAAGAAGCACTTTGCCTTTGTCTTTGTATCAATCCAGTACTGTAGCATATATAATACATTGATTAATATAGACGAACACgcccatatatatatagactatAAAACATGGATAGTTTTGTATACCCTGATTTGTTCATCCAAAAGTACTTCCACATCAGGCTCTTCATATTGTAAGATTTCTTCCAATTTACGCGGAAGACGTCTAATATTGTTGCTGCTACTGCTGTTGTTCTTTGGTTTTGCTCTTTTGCGAAGTATTGCACAACTCATGTAGAAATCAATTGCCTTGATAAGCTTACAAATGATGatattttttgctaaaaaattatcaaagtCAAGTAATCTATGTTAAAACCAGATATATGCTGATGCTCTGAGTGGTAACCAAGttagaatttttaaaagaaagcaTATATTCTTAGGGCTGTTTTTGGCTTAAGAACCTCCCATCTGTGGTGTGGAAGATCCTACTGCTAACATCTTCTATAATACAAAAGTCACCAAAAAGATATAAATCTCTATTTGAAGTTGAGTAGAGACTCGTGCTAATAACATGTTATCGAGAAACATAAACCTCTACTTGAAGTAGCgtgtaaaagaagaaaaaatagagaTGCTTAGATAGAAAAAAGAAGTGGAGATTGTTACTATTAGATAAtttcattcaattatgtttCTAGTAGGGTTGGAATACAGTAAAAACTTAACTGATCATACATATTCTCACCTTAATATATGACTTGACCGTGTAAATTAGTATGGTTTGGTGTAATAAACACTAGGTGCAGGTAAGCTTTTTACACAAGTATATACATTGTCAATTTGACACAAAAATCCCCCAGAATTCACAAGAATTGAGTACATCGTCCATGTAAAACTACATGGTTCATGGTATAAATAATATGTAAAAGTACTCGATGAACATCCGTAGCTCAATTTATTCATAAGTTTTAACACTAGAAAAGATGCCAACTGGTATGATGCTCTTCTTCACATGATATGTTACATTCCTAAACTTTAGTCATACATCGATTCGAGCCTATCCATTATTTCTATCTTGGTTTTCCTCATCAGAATCTTCAAAAAATGCAAACTGAGCCATGGATCCACAGTTAGCACCCAACAACCAGATTAAGGATAAAACTTCACCACCTTTCACAAGATATTGTGCATGAGCACGTGGTGCAGAGCATTTGGCAGCATCAAATAATATCGCGATCCAAGTTTTGTGAATAATCTTCCAACATTTAACTCTGTCTTGACACCAATGAGGTTCAGTTTGCAAACAGTTTACAACATTAAAAGCTTCATACAAGAACGATTCCTGAGGAATGCTCCCCTCAGCAGCT
This window of the Solanum pennellii chromosome 2, SPENNV200 genome carries:
- the LOC107010031 gene encoding uncharacterized protein LOC107010031, whose protein sequence is MGAKQSIKNPKDRERTSVRTEEPSKLRPERSKTDVNYNAETTNIRVQPPCIRPQLPYYLNKILKEADSLLEIDRLSTERLYGQLYNGVYLKQNKKKYWIDRTNNANCFMLYAKDLSITWGEDNRYWNWVEIKETSDEKILAAELKSVRWLEVCGRFDTEALTPEKLYEVVFVVKIKEYADGLESITLRLIIPNKSSKDVTVNLMNVTAREQWIEVPVGELFTISELKRKKKREEIEIFLYETEKLNCKQGLVIKGIVIRPKVSNIKYRLLASKVYPCSKSSRPPISKLGLPEYIHQHPQRVLLIEMGSGLSQDQDLQQNQELSNASPQGHHSDAAVLNEEPRKIMPQSSKSTKTNKTMEAARVLRFPHNYEEILKEADSSVDRSSMDKLYDQLYTGVFLNQKRKKYWVDKKSYGNCFMLYARDLLITWAENNRFWHWPLVQESSDVLLPAAELLDVCWLEIHGRFNTTKLSPGLIYEVVFIVMLKDPAYGWENPVNLRLILPDGSRQGHTENMVEKRREKWIEIPAGEFMTSADQKNGEIEFSLYEYEGGNWKKGLVIKGAVLRPKA
- the LOC114073855 gene encoding lectin-like, with the translated sequence MLAVGSSTPQMGAKNIIICKLIKAIDFYMSCAILRKRAKPKNNSSSSNNIRRLPRKLEEILQYEEPDVEVLLDEQIRYWIDTKTKAKCFFLYAKNLHVLWSEESSKWSLPQYKEHPSDQPVQVYEMETVLSLAVGGSFDAGKLSRGVEYKVSLVVLLKKFLSGWEFPLQTILVKPDGTKEHQSTEDLMEKPKRKWIKIQLGTFMIPQEMESITNLEFYVHERKGRKLKMGLVIKGVEVSV